A window of the Zeugodacus cucurbitae isolate PBARC_wt_2022May chromosome 4, idZeuCucr1.2, whole genome shotgun sequence genome harbors these coding sequences:
- the LOC105220781 gene encoding uncharacterized protein LOC105220781 isoform X3, with protein MQLEDPRGRYKQLQNERCSTESIAMQPINGSPYHVYPSNNLQAVRAFQAGPGTNTSLHNMSTSPLLSSRGNLELSPLRMPRASLTHTPRLGNMSRRSTIQETSFTNPIDTDVVVNKIQNMFPTASEDHIRLLLKKYYNREAVVISALQVEKHPVTMPGPYVTPPAQRHLYHSNTVFHLTPPARRLDKGITARGLNGAVAIGSSSRTASPIPGGRFGSVTSVHGGVGGGGGGYMAAAAAAAMPFHQGSPRFEQWRSSPKPHSSPKMKLRYLKTIFPKADEMVLLDILASSDNNVQTASEKLISMGYTKRDFIPPKISHRADHEAAHAAAAAKKAGEETIIPLQPKVYTAEEKATIQAHMKEKFPQIAERIILMALESVNYAEDRAIQILCIVHEEDELHAKKNAATAAVAADVAMQSVSGHVAEVILSAVDGVQARADGSGADDSILTVVVKTPLNSYNDVNKSTENASAKHITFSATTSTSTSLPPTTFASSSSSSPSALLSSTSTPCSAILKSSTKINATRNIGKKVAFPSINLTTPTTATTQIILSNSPTCIERNVKASKSASDVVDSLPNSCTIINPSVAPSTTTPSPSKAFKELHISSELPSSTSSTAATTTPPISTEYPKLTTKSLLARCNTYASGIQGYLHGTYSNTTTITATAATTSASILDKLKLTRLREKTDTLKVGQQAATDAAGKQRQHFKSIIDRITTSGHSAELAKGADESLLLADYVTWNGANPDMPQGHNQKQLSHGPDASKLCERSYTPIGRNPELCKGAQKGLAKGSIYAQLAAAGNTKTTNIKCN; from the exons ATGCAGTTGGAGGATCCGCGCGGACGCTACAAACAGCTGCAAAATGAACGTTGCTCCACTGAATCCATAGCGATGCAG CCCATAAATGGTTCACCCTATCACGTGTATCCAAGCAACAATTTGCAGGCCGTGCGTGCCTTTCAGGCCGGTCCTGGCACCAACACAAGTTTGCATAACATGTCCACCAGTCCGTTGCTGTCGTCGCGTGGAAATTTG GAGCTGTCGCCTTTGCGTATGCCACGCGCTTCATTGACGCACACACCACGTTTGGGTAATATGTCACGTCGTTCGACCATACAGGAGACTTCCTTTACAAATCCCATCGATACGGATGTGGTGGtgaataaaatacagaatatgTTTCCCACCGCCAGCGAGGATCATATACGTTTGCTGCTGAAAAA ATATTACAATCGCGAGGCCGTCGTCATTAGCGCCTTACAAGTGGAGAAACATCCGGTCACCATGCCTGGTCCCTATGTCACACCGCCGGCGCAACGTCATTTGTACCATAGCAAcaccgttttccatttgacaccACCAGCGCGTCGCTTGGATAAGGGCATAACGGCACGCGGTCTCAATGGTGCTGTTGCCATCGGCAGCAGCTCGCGCACCGCCAGTCCTATTCCGGGCGGCCGTTTTGGTAGTGTCACTAGTGTGCATGGTggcgttggtggtggtggtggtggttatatggctgctgctgctgccgcggcTATGCCGTTTCATCAGGGTTCGCCACGCTTCGAACAATGGCGTAGTTCACCGAAGCCGCACTCGTCGCCGAAGATGAAATTGAG ATATTTGAAAACGATATTCCCCAAAGCAGATGAAATGGTACTGCTAGACATACTTGCCAGCTCGGACAATAATGTGCAAACGGCATCTGAGAAACTTATCTCAATGGGCTATACAAAACGCGATTTCATACCACCGAAAATATCGCATCGCGCTGATCATGAGGCGGCACATGCAGCAGCAGCTGCCAAAAAGGCTGGTGAAGAGACAATTATACCATTGCAACCGAAAGTGTACACAGCGGAGGAGAAGGCTACAA TACAAGCTCACATGAAGGAGAAATTTCCGCAAATAGCCGAACGCATTATACTCATGGCGCTGGAGTCGGTCAACTATGCCGAAGATCGTGCTATACAGATTCTATGTATTGTACATGAAGAGGATGAGTTGCATGCCAAGAAGAATGCCGCCACCGCAGCTGTTGCAGCAGATGTAGCAATGCAATCGGTGAGTGGACATGTTGCCGAAGTGATTTTGAGTGCGGTAGATGGTGTGCAGGCTAGAGCTGATGGCAGCGGCGCTGATGATAG CATCCTCACTGTTGTTGTCAAAACACCTTTAAATAGCTACAATGATGTcaacaaaagcactgaaaatgCTTCAGCGAAACATATTACCTTCTCGGCCACAACATCTACATCAACATCATTGCCGCCAACAACATTcgcctcatcatcatcatcatcaccatcagCATTATTATCATCAACGTCAACTCCATGCAGCGCTATTCTCAAATCCTCGACAAAAATCAACGCCACCAGAAATATTGGCAAAAAGGTAGCATTTCCCTCCATAAACCTAACCACGCCCACTACAGCTACTACACAGATTATACTTTCTAATTCACCCACTTGCATTGAACGCAACGTAAAGGCATCGAAATCCGCTAGTGACGTCGTTGACTCCTTACCCAACTCATGCACAATCATTAATCCATCAGTTGCGCCATCAACAACCACTCCATCACCGTCCAAAGCATTTAAAGAACTACACATATCATCCGAATTGCCATCATCCACTTCATCAACAGCTGCAACAACTACTCCTCCAATCTCCACTGAGTATCCGAAACTCACTACCAAAAGCTTACTGGCGCGTTGCAATACATATGCCTCAGGCATCCAGGGATATCTGCATGGCACGTATTCCAATACAACCACAATCACAGCCACTGCTGCTACCACTTCGGCTTCTATTTTGgataaattgaaattgacaCGCTTGCGCGAAAAGACCGATACGCTAAA AGTCGGACAACAAGCTGCAACAGATGCAGCGGGTAAGCAGCGCCAGCATTTCAAGTCTATTATAGACCGTATAACAACCAGCGGTCACAGCGCAGAATTAGCTAAAGGCGCCGATGAGAGTTTACTGCT CGCCGACTATGTGACCTGGAATGGCGCCAATCCCGATATGCCACAAGGACACAATCAAAAACAATTGTCACACGGTCCAGACGCCAGTAAGTTGTGTGAGCGCAGTTATACACCGATTGGGCGTAATCCGGAACTTTGTAAGGGTGCCCAAAAGGGTTTGGCTAAAGGTAGTATTTATGCGCAACTCGCTGCAGCTGGCAATACAAAAACgacaaacattaaatgtaattaa